One part of the Vicia villosa cultivar HV-30 ecotype Madison, WI linkage group LG6, Vvil1.0, whole genome shotgun sequence genome encodes these proteins:
- the LOC131609479 gene encoding thioredoxin H9 isoform X1: MGNCVAKNQDNDNDSDQHVEFAAGNVALITTKESWDQKLEEAKKDGKIVIANFSAVWCGPCKVIAPYYCEMSEKYTSMMFLLVDVDELTDFSTSWDIKATPTFFFLKDGQQLDKLVGANKPELEKKLVAIADSVPQNNNQ; encoded by the exons ATGGGGAATTGCGTGGCTAAG AATCAGGATAACGATAATGATTCCGATCAACATGTGGAGTTTGCTGCTGGGAATGTAGCACTTATTACCACCAAAGAATCCTGGGACCAGAAGTTGGAAGAAGCAAAGAAGGACGGCAAGATT GTGATTGCGAATTTCAGCGCAGTGTGGTGCGGTCCTTGCAAGGTGATAGCGCCATATTACTGCGAGATGTCTGAGAAATACACATCTATGATGTTCTTATTAGTAGATGTGGATGAGCTAACT GATTTCAGCACTTCATGGGACATCAAAGCCACACCAACTTTCTTCTTTCTTAAAGATGGACAACAACTTGACAAACTTGTAGGAGCCAACAAGCCAGAGCTTGAGAAGAAGCTTGTTGCCATTGCTGATTCAGTTCCTCAGAACAACAACCAGTGA
- the LOC131609479 gene encoding thioredoxin H9 isoform X2 produces MGNCVAKDNDNDSDQHVEFAAGNVALITTKESWDQKLEEAKKDGKIVIANFSAVWCGPCKVIAPYYCEMSEKYTSMMFLLVDVDELTDFSTSWDIKATPTFFFLKDGQQLDKLVGANKPELEKKLVAIADSVPQNNNQ; encoded by the exons ATGGGGAATTGCGTGGCTAAG GATAACGATAATGATTCCGATCAACATGTGGAGTTTGCTGCTGGGAATGTAGCACTTATTACCACCAAAGAATCCTGGGACCAGAAGTTGGAAGAAGCAAAGAAGGACGGCAAGATT GTGATTGCGAATTTCAGCGCAGTGTGGTGCGGTCCTTGCAAGGTGATAGCGCCATATTACTGCGAGATGTCTGAGAAATACACATCTATGATGTTCTTATTAGTAGATGTGGATGAGCTAACT GATTTCAGCACTTCATGGGACATCAAAGCCACACCAACTTTCTTCTTTCTTAAAGATGGACAACAACTTGACAAACTTGTAGGAGCCAACAAGCCAGAGCTTGAGAAGAAGCTTGTTGCCATTGCTGATTCAGTTCCTCAGAACAACAACCAGTGA